Proteins encoded by one window of Chondromyces crocatus:
- a CDS encoding penicillin-binding transpeptidase domain-containing protein: MRPHGLYALVLAVFFLGATPARALAAPGVRALKVRSDGAFAVVGTSGRQVRLTVDPALQRAAERLLDRAGAPEAAIVASDVRTGRILAWASRGDRDYVVTPLAPSASLFKLVTASALLEAKKVSPSSTVCYTGGEHAITQRELDARGASCTSFGEAIGYSINAVFARLASKHLDASDLQRKALDLGFAGKVPIDVPALASEVEIPESGLGLARAAAGFWSGRLTPLGALFAMQTIANDGERVRLSLIDRGEAPERVVEGRGLGAREAKMMREMLQITTRRGTCAKAFRKPDGSRALGTMPVAAKTGTLVGSIPGRKGQPRMFSWFASFAPANRPEIAVSVMLSNGLKWRTKANLVGRELLENYFAERRR; the protein is encoded by the coding sequence GTGCGACCCCATGGCCTCTACGCGCTCGTCCTCGCCGTCTTCTTTCTCGGCGCGACGCCGGCGCGCGCTCTCGCGGCTCCGGGAGTCCGCGCCCTGAAGGTGCGCAGCGACGGCGCGTTCGCCGTGGTGGGCACCTCGGGCCGGCAGGTGCGCCTCACCGTCGACCCGGCGCTCCAGCGCGCAGCCGAGCGCCTCCTCGACCGCGCGGGCGCCCCGGAGGCCGCCATCGTCGCCTCCGACGTCCGGACGGGGCGCATCCTGGCCTGGGCCAGCCGCGGAGACCGCGACTACGTGGTCACCCCGCTCGCCCCGAGCGCGAGTCTCTTCAAGCTCGTCACCGCCTCGGCCCTCCTGGAGGCCAAGAAGGTCAGTCCCTCGTCGACCGTCTGCTACACGGGTGGCGAGCACGCCATCACGCAGCGCGAGCTCGACGCCCGCGGCGCGAGCTGCACGTCCTTCGGCGAGGCCATCGGCTACAGCATCAACGCCGTCTTCGCCCGCCTCGCGAGCAAGCACCTCGACGCCTCCGACCTCCAGCGGAAGGCCCTGGATCTCGGCTTCGCGGGCAAGGTCCCGATCGACGTCCCTGCTCTCGCCAGCGAGGTGGAGATCCCCGAGAGCGGCCTCGGCCTCGCCCGCGCCGCCGCGGGCTTCTGGAGCGGCCGCCTGACACCACTCGGCGCCCTCTTCGCCATGCAGACCATCGCCAACGACGGCGAGCGGGTCCGACTTTCGCTCATCGATCGGGGCGAAGCGCCAGAGCGCGTCGTCGAGGGCAGGGGGCTCGGCGCACGAGAGGCCAAGATGATGCGGGAGATGCTCCAGATCACCACCCGCCGCGGCACCTGCGCCAAGGCGTTCCGCAAGCCCGATGGCTCGCGCGCACTCGGGACCATGCCCGTCGCCGCCAAGACGGGCACGCTCGTGGGATCCATCCCTGGGCGCAAGGGGCAGCCCCGCATGTTTTCCTGGTTCGCCTCCTTCGCCCCCGCCAATCGACCGGAGATCGCCGTGTCCGTCATGCTCAGCAACGGCCTGAAGTGGCGTACGAAGGCCAACCTCGTCGGTCGGGAGTTGCTCGAGAACTACTTCGCCGAGCGGCGCAGGTGA
- the nth gene encoding endonuclease III yields MMPAEIIPPMLERLREEHPNARYELDWTTPFELLIATVLAAQCTDERVNKVTATLFKKYPGPRAFAEADTTELEEDLKPTGFYKQKTKSVQAISRELLARFDGEVPTTIEQLTTLPGVARKSANVVLNTAFDMPTGIIVDTHVARVSQRMGLSRKDKPEEIERDLMKIVDQSDWTFFGPATVLHGRYTCMAKKPQCATCGMSDLCAKNGV; encoded by the coding sequence ATGATGCCCGCCGAGATCATCCCCCCCATGCTGGAGCGGCTCCGTGAGGAGCACCCGAACGCTCGCTATGAGCTCGACTGGACCACGCCCTTCGAGCTGTTGATCGCCACGGTCCTCGCGGCGCAGTGTACCGACGAGCGCGTCAACAAGGTCACCGCCACCCTCTTCAAGAAGTACCCCGGTCCCCGCGCCTTCGCCGAGGCGGACACCACCGAGCTGGAAGAGGATCTCAAGCCCACCGGCTTCTACAAGCAGAAGACCAAGAGCGTGCAGGCCATCAGCCGCGAGCTGCTCGCGCGCTTCGACGGCGAAGTGCCTACCACCATCGAGCAGCTCACCACGCTGCCAGGTGTCGCGCGGAAGTCGGCCAACGTCGTCCTCAACACGGCCTTCGACATGCCCACCGGCATCATCGTCGACACCCACGTCGCCCGCGTCAGCCAGCGCATGGGTCTGAGCCGCAAGGACAAGCCCGAGGAGATCGAGCGCGACCTGATGAAGATCGTCGATCAGAGCGACTGGACCTTCTTCGGCCCTGCCACCGTGCTCCATGGCCGCTACACCTGCATGGCGAAGAAGCCCCAGTGCGCCACCTGTGGCATGAGCGATCTCTGCGCGAAGAACGGAGTGTGA
- the ung gene encoding uracil-DNA glycosylase — MNVDLPDSWMSVLSDELEKPYFKKLATYVDAERAAHQVFPPEGDVFSAFRLTPYEEVRVLLLGQDPYHDDNQAHGLCFSVRPGIPTPPSLVNMYKEAVEDVSGFETPRHGCLTAWAEQGVLLLNTVLTVRAHQPNSHKGQGWETFTDAVIKKVSDKPDPVVFVLWGGYAQKKEKLIDARKHIVIKSAHPSPLSARSGFFGSRPYSKINDALTHAGKPAIDWKLPQEL, encoded by the coding sequence GTGAACGTCGACCTGCCCGACTCCTGGATGTCCGTCCTCTCCGACGAGCTGGAGAAGCCCTACTTCAAGAAGCTCGCGACCTACGTCGACGCCGAGCGCGCCGCTCACCAGGTCTTCCCCCCCGAAGGCGACGTCTTCTCCGCGTTCCGGCTCACGCCGTACGAAGAGGTCCGCGTGCTCCTGCTCGGCCAGGACCCGTACCACGACGACAACCAGGCCCACGGGTTGTGCTTCTCCGTGCGACCCGGCATCCCCACGCCACCCTCCCTCGTCAACATGTACAAGGAGGCGGTCGAAGACGTCTCCGGCTTCGAGACCCCGCGCCACGGATGCCTCACCGCCTGGGCCGAGCAGGGCGTGCTACTACTCAACACCGTGCTCACCGTGCGCGCGCACCAGCCCAACTCGCACAAAGGGCAGGGCTGGGAGACGTTCACCGACGCCGTCATCAAGAAGGTGAGCGACAAGCCGGACCCCGTGGTCTTCGTGCTCTGGGGAGGCTACGCGCAGAAGAAAGAGAAGCTCATCGACGCCCGCAAGCACATCGTCATCAAGTCCGCGCACCCCTCTCCCCTCTCGGCGAGGAGCGGCTTCTTCGGCAGCCGCCCGTACTCCAAGATCAACGACGCCCTCACGCACGCGGGGAAGCCCGCGATCGACTGGAAACTCCCGCAAGAGCTGTAG
- a CDS encoding YkgJ family cysteine cluster protein, translating into MTDDGRRPPRALPLAQPTRYTPSVLEGIADGERAVLGPLFGGGEVGVIEAAAQALARADVLVQSAREAEPPPQPIACGPRCPSCCTSKVLVLVPEVLRLAAWLRANRTPEDLAELLERVRATDATTRGLSRSERAHRGIPCPLLDAEGSCSVHPARPLVCASWTSLDLAACQRHFPDPLHTPAPPLHAPGYEVVNAVMAGLGWAAKERGLDATPLELIAALRIALERPGAGARWLRKLPVFSTAHDPEWMAANGGPVGVP; encoded by the coding sequence GTGACGGACGACGGCCGCCGGCCTCCGCGTGCCCTCCCGCTCGCGCAGCCCACCCGCTACACCCCTTCCGTGCTCGAGGGCATCGCCGACGGCGAGCGCGCCGTCCTCGGACCCCTCTTCGGTGGCGGCGAGGTGGGCGTCATCGAGGCCGCCGCGCAGGCCCTCGCCCGTGCCGACGTACTGGTCCAGTCGGCGCGCGAGGCCGAGCCCCCGCCGCAGCCCATCGCCTGCGGTCCCCGCTGCCCGAGCTGCTGCACCTCCAAGGTGCTCGTCCTCGTGCCGGAGGTCCTGCGCCTCGCCGCCTGGCTCCGAGCGAACCGCACGCCCGAGGACCTCGCCGAGCTGCTCGAACGAGTCCGCGCCACCGACGCCACCACCCGAGGCCTGAGCCGGAGCGAGCGCGCACACCGTGGCATCCCGTGTCCCTTGCTCGACGCCGAGGGCTCCTGCTCCGTGCATCCGGCCCGCCCCCTCGTCTGCGCCTCGTGGACCTCGCTCGATCTCGCCGCGTGCCAACGTCACTTCCCCGATCCCCTCCACACCCCCGCACCGCCGTTGCACGCCCCGGGCTACGAGGTGGTGAATGCGGTGATGGCCGGCCTCGGCTGGGCCGCCAAGGAACGCGGCCTCGACGCCACACCCCTCGAGCTCATCGCCGCCCTCCGCATCGCGCTGGAGCGCCCCGGCGCTGGAGCGCGCTGGCTCCGGAAACTCCCCGTCTTCTCGACCGCCCACGATCCGGAGTGGATGGCGGCCAACGGTGGCCCCGTCGGCGTTCCTTAG
- a CDS encoding DUF4215 domain-containing protein, which translates to MPRMRRSALSVYLFGLLCTLALLVGMTRSAAAQTTIPGGNVINQTWTLAGSPYTVQGDVVVPAGATLTVEAGVQVRFASSDAQSTGLDPSRVELTVRGTLNLNGTAANPVVLQASSGSSAGVWYGVVADQASAVLNTNHVEVRNATYGFYIPVGEQTLQGITAQTNTYGVYFAGSASGSVTNSVLRNNSNTGVYVYTSSGSSNAVTVDRSTLYANSSYGVYARTSSGVGLTINVTNSVVTANSVGINRYTVSGNAAVNVTHSNVWGNSSSDYSGASGGTGSLSANPLYVSAPGNLRITANSPARFAASNGGDIGALPYTGDPTVGLLGVLWSDVTLGPSGSPHLVTGDLTVPIGVTLTLQPGTTLRFDTSDAMRSGLDTGRNELTVRGTLRAAGTPALPVTLDATASSAGSWWGIWLAASSNGSSFANAVITRATYGVYLESGEQNFDGLTAHGNTYGVYFAGSASGSVTNSVLRNNSNTGVYVYTSSGSSNAVTVDRSTLYANSSYGVYARTSSGVGLTINVTNSIVTANSVGINRYTVSGNAAVNVTHSNVWGNSSSDYSGAGGGTGSLSANPLYVSAPSNLRITANSPARFAASNGGDIGALPYTGDPTVGLLGVLWSDVTLGPSGSPHLVTGDLTVAPGVTFTLQPGTTLRFDTSDAMRSGLDTGRNELTVRGTLRAAGTPTLPVTLDATASSAGSWWGIWLAASSNGSSFANAVITRATYGVYLESGEQNFDGLTAHGNTYGVYFAGSASGSVTNSVLRNNSNTGVYVYTSSGSSNAVTVDRSTLYANSSYGVYARTSSGVGLTINVTNSIVTANSVGINRYTVSGNAAVNVTHSNVWGNSSSDYSGAGGGTGSLSANPLYVSAPGNLRITANSPARFAASNGGDIGALPYTGDPTVGLLGVLWSDVTLGPSGSPHLVTGDLTVAPGVTFTLQPGTTLRFDTSDAMRSGLDTGRNELTLRGTLRAAGTPALPVTLDATASSAGSWWGIRLAASSNGNSFFNAIVTRATYGAYIEEGTQTFDGLTAHGNTYGLYFAGSASGSVTNSVLRNNSNTGVYVYTSNGAGNTVNVVNSTVYANNSYGVYARTSSGVGLTVNVTNSVVTANGIGVNRYTTSGTPAINVTHSNVWGNSSSDYSGAGGGTGSLSVNPLYIAAPGNLRLQSTSACIDAGTATGAPSTDLDGNPRPLDGDGINGAAFDMGAYEFVPASTCGDGIVGPGEACDDGPQNGQYNHCRADCGGPGPRCGDGIANGPEQCDDGNASNTDGCLNTCMLAACGDGFVQAGVEQCDDGNQNNNDACLNTCVTASCGDGVVQAGVEQCDDGNQNNSDACLNTCVTASCGDGFVRTGVEQCDDGNASNNDACLNTCVVASCGDGFVRTGVEQCDDGNASNNDACLNTCVVASCGDGFVRTGVEQCDDGNASNNDACLNTCTSATCGDGFVQTGVEACDDGNSIDNDGCRNNCSLPTCGDGIVQPGETCDDGNQSNNDGCLNTCMTATCGDGFVRDGVEECDDGNQDDTDGCVDGCVEATCGDGFVQEGVEDCDDGNTTDGDGCASDCTSEGQGGAGGGSGGSGGEGGLGAGGEGAGGAGGEGGLGAGGAGGGGGEGGLGAGGDGLGGVGGSDTPDDGDTQDDSGCGCRVAGIESSSQAGALLFLGGLAVVVTRRRRRSQRAA; encoded by the coding sequence ATGCCACGGATGCGCCGTTCTGCGCTGTCGGTCTACTTGTTCGGTCTGCTGTGTACCCTCGCGTTGCTCGTCGGCATGACGCGCAGCGCTGCAGCGCAGACGACGATCCCCGGTGGAAACGTCATCAACCAGACGTGGACCCTCGCCGGGAGCCCCTACACGGTGCAGGGGGACGTGGTCGTCCCCGCGGGGGCGACGCTCACCGTCGAGGCGGGCGTGCAGGTGCGCTTCGCCTCGTCGGACGCGCAGAGCACCGGACTGGATCCCTCCCGCGTGGAGCTGACCGTCCGCGGGACGCTGAACCTGAACGGCACGGCCGCGAACCCTGTGGTGCTCCAGGCCAGCTCCGGGAGCTCGGCGGGGGTCTGGTACGGCGTCGTCGCCGACCAGGCATCCGCCGTGCTGAACACCAACCACGTCGAGGTGCGGAACGCGACGTATGGGTTCTACATCCCCGTGGGAGAGCAGACGTTGCAGGGCATCACAGCCCAGACCAACACCTACGGCGTGTACTTCGCGGGCAGCGCCTCGGGTTCGGTGACGAACTCGGTCCTGCGCAACAACTCCAACACCGGCGTCTACGTCTACACCAGCAGCGGCTCGTCCAATGCTGTCACCGTCGACCGCTCCACCCTCTATGCCAACAGCTCCTACGGCGTCTATGCCCGCACGAGCTCGGGCGTGGGCCTGACCATCAACGTCACCAACAGCGTCGTCACCGCCAACAGCGTCGGCATCAACCGCTACACGGTCTCGGGCAACGCTGCGGTCAACGTCACCCACTCCAACGTCTGGGGAAATTCCAGCAGCGACTACAGCGGCGCCAGCGGCGGAACGGGATCGCTCTCCGCCAATCCCCTCTACGTCAGCGCCCCCGGCAACCTGCGCATCACCGCCAACTCCCCGGCGCGCTTCGCCGCCAGCAATGGCGGTGACATCGGCGCGTTGCCCTACACCGGCGATCCCACCGTCGGCCTGCTCGGCGTGCTCTGGAGCGACGTGACCCTGGGCCCCTCGGGCTCACCCCACCTGGTCACCGGCGACCTCACCGTCCCGATCGGCGTCACCCTCACCCTGCAGCCGGGCACCACCCTGCGCTTCGACACCTCCGATGCCATGCGCTCGGGGCTCGACACCGGCCGCAACGAGCTGACCGTGCGCGGCACGCTCCGCGCCGCTGGCACCCCCGCGCTGCCCGTCACCCTCGACGCCACCGCTTCCTCCGCAGGCTCGTGGTGGGGCATCTGGCTCGCCGCATCGTCGAACGGCAGCTCGTTCGCCAACGCCGTCATCACCCGCGCCACGTACGGTGTCTACCTGGAGAGTGGTGAGCAGAATTTCGATGGCCTGACGGCCCACGGCAACACCTACGGCGTGTACTTCGCGGGCAGCGCCTCGGGTTCGGTGACGAACTCGGTCCTGCGCAACAACTCCAACACCGGCGTCTATGTCTACACCAGTAGCGGCTCGTCCAATGCCGTCACCGTCGACCGCTCCACCCTCTACGCCAACAGCTCCTACGGCGTCTATGCGCGCACCAGCTCGGGCGTGGGCCTGACCATCAACGTCACCAACAGCATCGTCACCGCCAACAGCGTCGGCATCAACCGCTACACAGTCTCGGGCAACGCTGCGGTCAACGTCACCCACTCCAACGTCTGGGGAAATTCCAGCAGCGACTACAGCGGCGCCGGCGGCGGCACGGGATCGCTCTCCGCCAATCCCCTCTACGTCAGCGCTCCCAGCAACCTGCGCATCACCGCCAACTCCCCGGCGCGCTTCGCCGCCAGCAACGGTGGTGACATCGGCGCCTTGCCCTACACCGGCGATCCCACCGTCGGCCTGCTCGGCGTGCTCTGGAGCGACGTGACCCTGGGCCCCTCGGGCTCACCCCACCTGGTCACCGGCGACCTCACCGTCGCGCCGGGCGTCACCTTCACCTTGCAGCCAGGGACCACCCTGCGCTTCGACACCTCCGATGCCATGCGCTCGGGGCTCGACACCGGCCGCAACGAGCTGACCGTGCGCGGCACCCTCCGCGCCGCTGGCACCCCCACGCTGCCCGTCACCCTCGACGCCACCGCTTCCTCCGCAGGCTCGTGGTGGGGCATCTGGCTCGCCGCATCGTCGAACGGCAGCTCGTTCGCCAACGCCGTCATCACCCGCGCCACGTATGGTGTCTACCTGGAGAGTGGTGAGCAGAATTTCGATGGCCTGACGGCCCACGGCAACACCTACGGCGTGTACTTCGCGGGCAGCGCCTCGGGTTCGGTGACGAACTCGGTCCTGCGCAACAACTCCAACACCGGCGTCTATGTCTACACCAGTAGCGGCTCGTCCAATGCCGTCACCGTCGACCGCTCCACCCTCTACGCCAACAGCTCCTACGGCGTCTATGCGCGCACCAGCTCGGGCGTGGGCCTGACCATCAACGTCACCAACAGCATCGTCACCGCCAACAGCGTCGGCATCAACCGCTACACAGTCTCGGGCAACGCTGCGGTCAACGTCACCCACTCCAACGTCTGGGGAAATTCCAGCAGCGACTACAGCGGCGCCGGCGGCGGCACGGGATCGCTCTCCGCCAATCCCCTCTACGTCAGCGCCCCCGGCAACCTGCGCATCACCGCCAACTCCCCGGCGCGCTTCGCCGCCAGCAACGGTGGTGACATCGGCGCCTTGCCCTACACCGGCGATCCCACCGTCGGCCTGCTCGGCGTGCTCTGGAGCGACGTGACCCTGGGCCCCTCGGGCTCACCCCACCTGGTCACCGGCGACCTCACCGTCGCGCCGGGCGTCACCTTCACCTTGCAGCCAGGGACCACCCTGCGCTTCGACACCTCCGATGCCATGCGCTCGGGGCTCGACACCGGTCGCAACGAGCTGACCCTGCGCGGCACGCTCCGCGCCGCTGGCACCCCCGCGCTGCCCGTCACCCTCGACGCCACCGCTTCCTCCGCGGGCTCGTGGTGGGGCATCCGGCTCGCCGCATCGTCGAACGGTAACTCGTTCTTCAACGCCATCGTCACGCGCGCCACCTACGGCGCCTACATCGAGGAAGGCACGCAGACCTTCGACGGTCTGACGGCCCACGGCAACACCTACGGCCTCTACTTCGCGGGCAGCGCCTCGGGTTCGGTGACGAACTCGGTCCTGCGCAACAACTCCAACACCGGCGTCTATGTCTACACCAGCAATGGCGCGGGAAATACGGTCAATGTCGTCAACTCCACGGTGTACGCCAACAACAGCTATGGCGTCTATGCGCGCACCAGCTCGGGCGTGGGCCTGACGGTCAACGTCACCAACAGCGTCGTCACCGCCAACGGCATCGGCGTCAACCGCTACACGACTTCGGGCACCCCTGCGATCAACGTCACCCACTCCAACGTCTGGGGAAATTCCAGCAGCGACTACAGCGGCGCCGGCGGCGGCACGGGATCGCTCTCCGTCAACCCCCTCTACATCGCCGCCCCCGGGAATCTCCGGCTCCAGAGCACGAGCGCTTGCATCGACGCGGGCACGGCGACGGGAGCGCCGAGCACCGACCTCGACGGCAACCCGCGACCACTGGACGGGGATGGGATCAACGGGGCGGCCTTCGACATGGGCGCCTACGAGTTCGTACCGGCGTCGACGTGTGGCGATGGCATCGTCGGCCCCGGGGAGGCCTGTGACGATGGCCCACAGAACGGCCAGTACAACCACTGCCGCGCGGACTGTGGCGGCCCGGGCCCGCGCTGCGGCGACGGGATCGCCAACGGCCCGGAGCAGTGCGACGACGGCAACGCGAGCAATACAGACGGCTGTCTCAACACGTGCATGCTCGCCGCGTGCGGTGACGGCTTCGTGCAGGCCGGCGTCGAGCAGTGCGACGACGGCAACCAGAACAACAACGACGCCTGCCTCAACACCTGCGTCACCGCCTCCTGTGGCGATGGCGTCGTGCAGGCCGGTGTCGAGCAGTGCGACGACGGCAACCAGAACAACAGCGACGCCTGCCTCAACACCTGCGTCACCGCCTCCTGCGGCGATGGGTTCGTCCGCACGGGCGTCGAGCAGTGCGATGACGGCAACGCGAGCAACAACGACGCTTGCCTCAACACCTGCGTCGTCGCCTCCTGCGGCGATGGGTTCGTCCGCACGGGCGTCGAGCAATGCGACGACGGCAACGCGAGCAACAACGACGCTTGCCTCAACACCTGCGTCGTCGCCTCCTGCGGCGATGGGTTCGTCCGTACGGGCGTCGAGCAATGTGACGACGGCAACGCGAGCAACAACGACGCGTGCCTCAACACCTGCACCAGCGCGACCTGCGGCGACGGCTTCGTCCAGACCGGCGTCGAGGCTTGTGATGACGGCAACTCGATCGACAACGATGGCTGCCGCAACAACTGTTCGCTGCCCACCTGCGGCGATGGGATCGTCCAGCCGGGAGAGACCTGCGACGACGGCAACCAGAGCAACAACGACGGCTGCCTCAACACGTGCATGACCGCCACCTGCGGAGACGGCTTCGTCCGTGATGGGGTCGAGGAGTGCGACGACGGCAACCAGGACGACACCGACGGGTGCGTCGATGGCTGTGTCGAGGCCACCTGCGGCGACGGCTTCGTCCAGGAAGGGGTCGAGGACTGCGACGACGGCAACACCACGGACGGCGATGGCTGCGCCTCCGATTGCACCAGCGAAGGCCAGGGCGGCGCTGGCGGCGGCTCGGGCGGCAGCGGGGGTGAAGGCGGCCTCGGTGCCGGCGGCGAGGGCGCTGGTGGCGCTGGTGGCGAAGGTGGCCTCGGTGCTGGTGGCGCTGGCGGTGGAGGCGGCGAAGGTGGCCTCGGCGCTGGCGGCGACGGGCTCGGCGGCGTCGGTGGTTCCGACACGCCGGATGACGGTGACACACAGGACGACAGCGGCTGCGGATGCCGCGTCGCGGGCATCGAGAGCAGCTCTCAGGCGGGTGCGCTGCTGTTCCTCGGTGGCCTTGCCGTGGTCGTCACGCGGCGGCGTCGGCGCTCGCAACGGGCTGCCTGA